TGTAAATAATACGGCCCTTGCATTTGAAAATCGTAAGTGATACCTATAAAAAAAATAGTTCAATACAGAATCAGCTATGCCTAAATAATGAGAATCAAGAAACCAAGCTATTTCTTTTGGCCTATTAATGGTTAATGTATCCCATACATGTGTATAGACAGGTATCTTTCTTTTAGTAATTTTTTTTATTACATCTCTTTTTAATGAATGGTCATCCCATGTTGTTGAATATATAATCAGGTCAGGTTTTAAATCAAAAGCAATTTCAAGCGCCTTTCTATTCATGATTTTACTGCCTTCATTTAAAAGGATGCGTTGATAAATATAATCATAATAAGACGACACAATACCGCAATTTATTATTGGCAGTCTTAATTCATAGTTAGAAGGCTCTTTATCAAAGCTTACATACTGTTCAGGATTGAAAAAAAGTATTTTCATGTGTTAATCAAAGGTTATGCCAATTATTTTAAGTAATTTCCTAAAAGCCCGCATACTTAAACCAAGCCTCTTTTTATTTAAATATTGCCAAAAGATTTTTGCAATAGCTATGTTTAATTTATTTTTTAGAGAATGGTTTTTTATAAAATTTTTTCTTGTATTCATTAAAATTTTTAGCTTTTCAAGACTGTCCTTTGCTTTAAATGACGATTGATTATCAGCATATTTTATTGCTTCATCAACTATAGTGTAAAAATCATTCACATTATCAAGTATTGATGGATTCAGAAAAAAGTCCTCTTCAGGGTGTCCACCATTAATAGGTGCAAAAAAGATTGTCGCTTCGTAATAATTTGCCAGATCAATCATATCTTTTAGTAAATGTAGTGTTGATTTCATCACAATAGAATTAAAATTTATCCTCCAGTTAGGATGGTTTTTTTTGTAACTTTTGATTAAATCAAGGTTCTGTTTTAATTTATCCCATTTTGCATTAACCCTTATATTCTCATAAATGTCTTCTTTGCCATCAATACTTACAGTTAAAAAAAGATTATCAATCTTGTGGATTGCATCCATATATCTATCTATTAAAATCCCATTTGTAGTAATATAAATGCAGGTCCCTTTTACATCTTCATTGGATACAAAATCCAAAAGATTTAAAGCATCTTTTGTCAAAAGTGTTTCTCCACCAACCCAGCCAAAGCGATCTATTTTCTCCCATCCAATTTCATGAACAAGAGATTCTATGGTATCAACAGGGAATTCATTAAAATCTTTATTTTGTCTACACATTTTACATTTAAGATTGCATAACTCAGACGTGAATATATAAAATTCAAGGGGTGGTAGTTCTAAATGCAGAGCACCATCTTTATATTGTTTATTCATCTCTGAATAATGCTTATTAAAAGCCTCATCATGTTTGGAATATCTAGGTAAATCATGCACCATGCCAAATATATCGTGGTCTGTTGTAAAAAACCTGTCATAACAGCTACTGCATTTGGTATCCTTTGTGTCACCACTTATGAGCCTTTTGCGTAATTGAATCAAATTATCTGAATTCCATAAAGCCATTAATTCGCTATATGTGGCAGGAATGCTGTTATTACTGAATGTTAAGTGACAGCAGCTACCAAAACTACCGTCAGAATGGAAATGCATTGAATACCAGGGAAGTGCACAATAAATCCGTGACATTGTATTAATTTATTTTATTAACTATCTGATATATTTTTAATTTCTGACCATTGAGTTTCCATTTGCACATATCCTGCATTCCATGCATCATGCATTTCATGGGTTTCATTGGAAAACTCATTTACACTAAAAAGAATAGCACGGGGTATGTGTTCAAGACCAAGCTTTGTTTTTATATCATGTGCTCCAACACCTAAAACATAATCACCAGGATTAAGATTGTTTTTAACTTTTACCTGTATAGAGTAAAACCCTTCGCTTAAACGTAATGGCTCTAATCCACTATCGGTGTGGTGCGACGTAGATATACGCACGCCATCCATAGTATAAAGGTCAATGCCTATCCTTGCGCCTTCAGTAGATTGCATTATTTGAAATATAATCGTTAAAAAAAAGGGTTCTTTAAAAAATAAGTTTTTTGTCTTTTCTCCCTTTGAATTTTTTAATGATACCCTTGTAATCCTTAAGACCTTATCATTTTGTATGTATTCATTTATACGCTTGTTTTCAGATATAAAATCTTCCTCGCTTGAGATCTCGAAACTTTTTAAATAATTATTAATAACATCTCTTGTATTTCCTATATCTACTATTTCACCCTTTTCCAACCTTATACAACTATTACATAAAGTACCTACAGTTCTCATGTTGTGGCTTACAAATAAAACAGTCCTTCCCCCTCCTGCAACTTCCTGCATCTTTCCAAGACATTTTTTCTGAAACGCCTCATCACCTACAGATAATATTTCATCTACAAGAAGAATATCTGTTTCAAGATGGGCAGCTACTGCAAAGGCAAGCCTGACGTACATACCACTACTATAATATTTTACAGGGGTATCGATAAATCTTTCTATTTCTGCAAAATCAACGATTTCATCAAACTTTGATTTTATTTCATTTTTTTTCATTCCGAGTATAGCACCGTTTAAAAATATATTTTCCCTGCCTGTTAATTCTGGATGAAACCCAATGCCTATCTCCAATAGGCTTGATACCCTACCCTCTATCTCTGCATAACCTACTGTTGGCTCGGTAATCCGTGAAAGTATTTTCAGGAGCGTGCTTTTACCTGCTCCGTTTCTTCCAATTATTCCTAATACATCCCCTTTATTTATCTCAAAAGAAATATTTTTTAGCGCCCATATTGATTCATTTTTTGAGTTATTTGTTTTCTTTTTTATATTATTAAAAATACTCAATGACTCTGTAATGGTATCTCTAAGTGTTTTATACCTTGGTTTTAAGCTACCTATAAAATATCTTTTTCCTAAATTTTTTAGTTTTATTACAGTATTGGACATAAAAATTCACACCACATCTGCAAATGTTCTCTCCATTCGGTTAAAATAAAGTGCTCCTGTAATTAATATAAAAAATGAAATAAGCGAGGACACAATAATAATCGGTCCAGGTGCAGTTTCTGTTCCCAAAAGTGCCCACCTAAATCCTTCTACAACCCCAACCATTGGATTGATTCCATATAATGTCCTCCACGGTTCTGACAGAAGGCTACTGGGATAGGCAATAGGTGTGGCAAAAAGCCAGATCTGAATAAGGAATGGAACAACATATCTAACATCTCTGTATTCTACATTCAAGGCAGAAAACCACATTCCTACACCTAAAGCAGTAATAAAGGCAAGGAGTAAAAGAAAGGGCAACCAGATGATGTTTATAGTAGGGTAAATCCCATAGAAAATCATCATTCCTATGAGAACTGTAAATGCAATAATGAAATCAAGAATACCGGATACTACACTTGAAAGGGGAATAATAATACGGGGAAAATACACTTTTGTTATAAGATTGGCGCTACCCACAAGGCTGTTTGATGAATTTGTCAATCCCTGGGCAAAAAAGGTCCATGGAACGAGGGCTGCAAAACTAAATATAGGATAAGGAATGCCGTCAGAAGGAACTTTTGCCAATTTACCAAAGAAAAGGCTAAACACTACCATTGTAAAAAACGGTTGTATTATAGCCCATAAACCTCCAAGTATTGTCTGTTTGTATCTGACCTTTATATCTCTCATCGTTAAGAAATAGAAAAGATCTCTATAATCCCAAAGATATTTGAAACCATAGAAATTAAAGCCTTTAGATGGTTTTATAATCGTATGCATTATATTAAACTTTTTTGAGTCTTTGGATAAAATAACTTTTCAGCCTTCTTTTGATTCATCTTTAAATCTATTTCTAATCCATCCAACGGCTTTTAAAAAATTATCTGCTATATAATCAGGTTGATATGGCCAATCTTTGATGTTTTTTATTAGACTTTGCCTTTCATGTTCCTCTGGCACGAGTATAGTTTTTAAACCCATTTTTTTACCTGCTATAATATCTAATTCTTTATCCCCTATCATAAATGATCTGGAAACATCCACATCATGTTCTTTTATCGCCTGTTCAAACAAGGCAGTGTTGGGTTTTCTGCACATGCATTTTTCATCAGGGTGATGGGGACAGTAGTATATGGCATCAAATTTAACGCCAAATCTTGCAAATTCATCCTCCATTTTTTTATGGACATTGTTTAGATCCTCTACTGTAAAATACCCCCTTGCAATACCGGATTGATTGGTAATGACAATGATTTTATATCCCTCGTCTTTCAATATCTTTGTGCCTTCACCAACTCCAGGATATATATGAAACAACCGAGGATCTCCTATATAGTGTTTATCAATATTTATTGTCCCGTCACGGTCAATAAAAACAGTCTTATTTTTCATTATGAACCATATTCTTTGATAAATCTATCTATTACTTCAAGTAAATAATTACATTCATTCATGCCCATGTCCTGATGGACACCTGTATGGATACCGTTTTCCCCTATATACTCAGCATTTGGGAATTCACCTAGTCTATAACCCAGAAAACTAAAGCCAGGGCATTGGGTAGGCATGGACGAAAAAAGGCTCCTTGTGTCTATACCGTTTGCCTCAAGATATTTAACAAGTTGATTTCTTGTAAATCCTGCACTTTCCTGGACTATTATTGGAAATGCATGAGGTCCAATCTCTTCATATGGTTCTTTTTTTATAGTTTCAAGATAAGGTCTGAATCTATCAAAATTTTCTAAGAGAAAGTAGAGATTTTTTCTTCTTTGATTTAACACCTCATGATATATCTCCAGTGTCCCTATTCCTATTGCTGCCTCCAACTCGTTCATCTTTGATGAAAAACCGATTCTTTCGAAAATGAATCTTATATCTGCATCATCACCATAGGTGAATCTTTTTGGACAATAGGCTGATGCTGTATTTAATACACAGGTTTCGCATTTACATGCCCTGCCATGGCTCCTCAGAGACCTCAATATTTCAGCAAAATCAGAATTATTTGTTACTACAATACCACCTTCTCCAGTGGATATAATATGGGCTATATAAAGACTATATGCAGCCATATCTCCTAATGTTCCTATATTTTCATCTTTATATCTTGCTCCATGTGCCTCTGCAGCATCTTCAATAATATATAGGTTGTGTTTCTTTGCAATCTCACTAATTCTATCCATATCAGCAGGCTTGCCCATCAAATGGACAGGCATAATGGCCTTTGTTTTTTCGGTTATCACTTCTTCAATCTTATCTACCGCGATATTCAATGTTTTTCTATCTATATCCACAAAGACCGGTTTAAAACCTGCCTGTAAAACAGAGTTTCCTGTGGCAACGAATGAAAGGGCAGGAACAATTATTTCATCACCTCTTTCTGCACCAAAATCATATAATACTGCAAGGGCAAGGGCATCTGCGTCGGTCCCTGTGGATACTGCAACTGCCTCTTTAACACCTATTAATTCGGCAAATCTCTTTTCAAATTCCCTTACGTATCTCCCACTGGAGATCCTTTTTGAATCAAGTATTTCATTTATTAATCTTTTCGTTGTATTGGTTATAGAAATAGTTCCAAAGGGTATCTTCATATTTTCCTCATTCATTGTAATAGATTATCTGACTGCCTGTGTTATCAAATGCAAAAGGAACATGGAGTAAACTTGATAGAGATTTCTTCAAACTATCTCTTTTTTCAGGCTTTACAAAAAAAAGAATAAAGCCACCACCACCTGCACCGAGTAACTTTCCTCCTATGGCACCGTTTTTCATTGCGGTTTCATATATCTCATCCACAAAAGCTGTAGTTACTTTATGGGATAATCTCTTTTTTATTTTCCAGCATTCATGGAGTAATTCACCAAAACCCTCAAAATCCCTGTTTTCGCTTAATATGTAGATTGCCTCATCTACCATCGCCTGCATGGTGGACAATTCCTTTTTGTTTCTTCCTATATTTTTAATCTTATCAGCCTCAATCTCTGAAGCCATCCTTGAAAATCCTGTAAAAAATAGCATAAGATGATTTTCAAAATCCTCGACCCTTTTATTGGTCAGAGTTACAGGCGTAACCTCAATATCGTGTTTACCTGAAAAGCTTATTTTGTTTATACCGCCATATGCCACTGCTACCTGATCCTGGGAACCGACATTTTCTTTTATCATTTCCTGTTCCACATATATTGCATCAAGGGCAAGCTTTTTCTTTGTTACCATTTTTCCCTTTAGAGCATAAAGGGTATTTAATAGACCTACAGTAAAAGACGAGCTTGAGCCAAGTCCAGAGCGTGCTGGCAGGTCACCATCGTGGTGAATCTCAAGACCTTCTTTTATATCCATAAATCTAAAGACTTCCCTTACTGCAGGGTGGACGATCTCGTCTATCTTGTTTACCTGTTCATATTTTGAATAAACAATCCTGTGCTTATATTCAAAAAAAGGTGGCAGCCTTCTACAAGAAATATAACAATATTTATCTATTGTAGTGGATAATACAGAGCCGCCATTCTTGTTATACCATTCAGGAAAATCTGTCCCGCCACCAAAAAAAGATATGCGAAAAGGTGTCCTTGTAATAATCATCCGAATATTTCCTTTTCGATTATTTCACATATTATATGACCTATTAATATATGGCTTTCCTGTATTCTTGGTGTGTCCTCTGAAGGTATCTTTATGAGATATTTACATACGGTATCCATAAGGCATTTTTTTGCCCCTGTCAGTCCTATGGTAATCATACCTATATGGTTTGCAGTATTTATGGCATTAACGATATTTTTTGAATTACCTGATGTAGATATGGCTATAAGGATGTCTCCCTGCCTTCCCTTTGCCTTTATTAATCTTGAATAAATCTCATCATAGGAATAATCATTGGCAACAGCTGTGAGGTATGAGGTGTTCACATGGAGTGCCTCTGCATATAATGGCTCTCTATCTTTGTAAAACTTACCTGAAAACTCCGCTGCTATATGTTGGGCATCTGCAGCGCTTCCACCATTACCACATAAAAGGACCTTTTTATCATTTCTTAAAGCATTAACAATCTCTCCGGTAATATCTAATATAGTTGATTGTATTGTATTGTTTTTTTTAATGGTGTAGATGACCTTTCCAAGGTTATCTATTGATTTTAAAACAACTCTAACTCTATCTTCAATATTCATTTAAAAAACCTTTTATTTGCTTAATCATAGATGCCTTATCAGTGCCATAGTGTTTCCTTATCTCATCTCTTCCACCGTAAACATAAGAATACCCTATTTTAGGGCTAAGACCAATTCTCTTGACAGAAATATTTATATTATTATCCATTAATACTTCACAAATAGCACTACCAAAACCACCTGGTAAAAAATGTTCTTCTATGGTAATTACCTTTTTTGCCTCTTTAATGGTCTCAATAAGCTCATTCTCATTTATAGGGAGCGTATAAAGGTCTATTAAACCTATATTTTTTTGCTCTTTTGATAATTCTTCTGATATGTCCTTGGCGATACTCGTCATACAACCCGTTGATATTATATAAAAATCTTTTCCTTTTCTAATGACCGAAAGCCCTTTATCAAAGTTATTTTCTTCGGTATAGATAATCGGTAAAACCTGCCTATCAAGTCTTATATAGTTTGGTTGTCTAAGACTACAGGATATATCAGCAAAAGCCCTTGCCATTACGATGTCTGTAATATTGTTTATCATTATGTTAGGCATAGATCTGAGGATAGCTATGTCTTCTATAATATGATGTGTTGGGCCTGAATCCTCATAGCCAAATCCACCACCAACACCGACTATGGTAATCGGTAAATTCATTATTGAACATTCAACCCTTATCTGCTCAAGACATCTAAGGGTTATAAAAGGAGCTATAGCGTATGCAAAGACCTTCTTGCCGGTCATAGTCAGTCCTGCTGCCAGGGTAATCGCATTTTGTTCAGCTATACCTACATTGATAAATTGTGATGGCAATTCCCTTCTAATCTTATCTAATGCAGGCGCACCCATATCTGCTGATATTATGATAATGTCTCTATTTATCTTGGCAATCTCATAGATCCTATCCCAAAAAGCATCTCTTTGCGTTTTATTATTCTTCTCCATATCTTCTATACCTCTCAAGTTCCAGTTTACATACATCCACCATATCATCCTTTGGGGCAAGTCCATGC
This is a stretch of genomic DNA from Syntrophorhabdaceae bacterium. It encodes these proteins:
- a CDS encoding radical SAM protein, producing the protein MSRIYCALPWYSMHFHSDGSFGSCCHLTFSNNSIPATYSELMALWNSDNLIQLRKRLISGDTKDTKCSSCYDRFFTTDHDIFGMVHDLPRYSKHDEAFNKHYSEMNKQYKDGALHLELPPLEFYIFTSELCNLKCKMCRQNKDFNEFPVDTIESLVHEIGWEKIDRFGWVGGETLLTKDALNLLDFVSNEDVKGTCIYITTNGILIDRYMDAIHKIDNLFLTVSIDGKEDIYENIRVNAKWDKLKQNLDLIKSYKKNHPNWRINFNSIVMKSTLHLLKDMIDLANYYEATIFFAPINGGHPEEDFFLNPSILDNVNDFYTIVDEAIKYADNQSSFKAKDSLEKLKILMNTRKNFIKNHSLKNKLNIAIAKIFWQYLNKKRLGLSMRAFRKLLKIIGITFD
- a CDS encoding ABC transporter ATP-binding protein, with the protein product MSNTVIKLKNLGKRYFIGSLKPRYKTLRDTITESLSIFNNIKKKTNNSKNESIWALKNISFEINKGDVLGIIGRNGAGKSTLLKILSRITEPTVGYAEIEGRVSSLLEIGIGFHPELTGRENIFLNGAILGMKKNEIKSKFDEIVDFAEIERFIDTPVKYYSSGMYVRLAFAVAAHLETDILLVDEILSVGDEAFQKKCLGKMQEVAGGGRTVLFVSHNMRTVGTLCNSCIRLEKGEIVDIGNTRDVINNYLKSFEISSEEDFISENKRINEYIQNDKVLRITRVSLKNSKGEKTKNLFFKEPFFLTIIFQIMQSTEGARIGIDLYTMDGVRISTSHHTDSGLEPLRLSEGFYSIQVKVKNNLNPGDYVLGVGAHDIKTKLGLEHIPRAILFSVNEFSNETHEMHDAWNAGYVQMETQWSEIKNISDS
- a CDS encoding ABC transporter permease produces the protein MHTIIKPSKGFNFYGFKYLWDYRDLFYFLTMRDIKVRYKQTILGGLWAIIQPFFTMVVFSLFFGKLAKVPSDGIPYPIFSFAALVPWTFFAQGLTNSSNSLVGSANLITKVYFPRIIIPLSSVVSGILDFIIAFTVLIGMMIFYGIYPTINIIWLPFLLLLAFITALGVGMWFSALNVEYRDVRYVVPFLIQIWLFATPIAYPSSLLSEPWRTLYGINPMVGVVEGFRWALLGTETAPGPIIIVSSLISFFILITGALYFNRMERTFADVV
- a CDS encoding HAD family hydrolase, producing MKNKTVFIDRDGTINIDKHYIGDPRLFHIYPGVGEGTKILKDEGYKIIVITNQSGIARGYFTVEDLNNVHKKMEDEFARFGVKFDAIYYCPHHPDEKCMCRKPNTALFEQAIKEHDVDVSRSFMIGDKELDIIAGKKMGLKTILVPEEHERQSLIKNIKDWPYQPDYIADNFLKAVGWIRNRFKDESKEG
- a CDS encoding DegT/DnrJ/EryC1/StrS family aminotransferase, translated to MKIPFGTISITNTTKRLINEILDSKRISSGRYVREFEKRFAELIGVKEAVAVSTGTDADALALAVLYDFGAERGDEIIVPALSFVATGNSVLQAGFKPVFVDIDRKTLNIAVDKIEEVITEKTKAIMPVHLMGKPADMDRISEIAKKHNLYIIEDAAEAHGARYKDENIGTLGDMAAYSLYIAHIISTGEGGIVVTNNSDFAEILRSLRSHGRACKCETCVLNTASAYCPKRFTYGDDADIRFIFERIGFSSKMNELEAAIGIGTLEIYHEVLNQRRKNLYFLLENFDRFRPYLETIKKEPYEEIGPHAFPIIVQESAGFTRNQLVKYLEANGIDTRSLFSSMPTQCPGFSFLGYRLGEFPNAEYIGENGIHTGVHQDMGMNECNYLLEVIDRFIKEYGS
- a CDS encoding SIS domain-containing protein, which translates into the protein MNIEDRVRVVLKSIDNLGKVIYTIKKNNTIQSTILDITGEIVNALRNDKKVLLCGNGGSAADAQHIAAEFSGKFYKDREPLYAEALHVNTSYLTAVANDYSYDEIYSRLIKAKGRQGDILIAISTSGNSKNIVNAINTANHIGMITIGLTGAKKCLMDTVCKYLIKIPSEDTPRIQESHILIGHIICEIIEKEIFG
- a CDS encoding transketolase C-terminal domain-containing protein, which translates into the protein MYVNWNLRGIEDMEKNNKTQRDAFWDRIYEIAKINRDIIIISADMGAPALDKIRRELPSQFINVGIAEQNAITLAAGLTMTGKKVFAYAIAPFITLRCLEQIRVECSIMNLPITIVGVGGGFGYEDSGPTHHIIEDIAILRSMPNIMINNITDIVMARAFADISCSLRQPNYIRLDRQVLPIIYTEENNFDKGLSVIRKGKDFYIISTGCMTSIAKDISEELSKEQKNIGLIDLYTLPINENELIETIKEAKKVITIEEHFLPGGFGSAICEVLMDNNINISVKRIGLSPKIGYSYVYGGRDEIRKHYGTDKASMIKQIKGFLNEY